From one Ignavibacteria bacterium genomic stretch:
- the lepA gene encoding elongation factor 4 gives MQHFRNFCIIAHIDHGKSTLADRLLERTGRVTAREMTYNQILDNNPLEQERGITIKLHAIQMDYTAADGQTYKLNLIDTPGHVDFSYEVSRSLSACEGALLVVDATQGVEAQTISNLFMAIDQGLEIIPVINKIDLPAAATTTEKVKQQVMDLIGCKEEDMILASAKAGIGIDEILEAVIQKIPPPSGDPNKPLRALIYDSIFDAYRGVVVNVRVFDGVMREKDTIRFMNTRLEYELDEVGVMFMQRERTKVLEAGNVGYFTAAIRRLQDTKVGDTVTHAANPCSSAIEGFREVKPMVFSGIYPADSDDFEDLREALGKLTLNDAAITFEPETSNALGFGFRCGFLGLLHMEIVQERLEREFNQTIVTTVPNVRYRVVTTKGDELWVDNPSQLPNPTIIADIQEPFIKAQIITPGEYIGAIMKLCIERRGTMLGQSYLSADRVDLTFELPLAEVVFDFYDKLKSNTRGYASLDYEYSDYKSGELVRMDILLNGEPVDALSSIVHRQKAYDWGKKLCSKLKELIPRQMFEVAIQAAIGSKIIARETISAMKKNVIAKCYGGDISRKRKLLEKQKEGKKRMKQVGKIEVPQEAFLAVLSID, from the coding sequence ATGCAGCACTTCCGAAACTTTTGCATCATCGCTCATATTGACCATGGCAAGAGTACCCTGGCCGACCGTTTACTTGAACGTACAGGAAGGGTTACGGCCAGGGAAATGACGTATAACCAGATTCTGGATAATAATCCGCTCGAGCAGGAACGTGGCATTACGATTAAACTCCACGCTATCCAGATGGACTACACGGCGGCAGACGGACAAACCTATAAGCTAAATCTGATTGATACTCCCGGTCACGTGGACTTCTCATACGAAGTGTCACGATCACTCAGTGCATGTGAGGGGGCTTTGCTCGTCGTGGATGCAACGCAGGGTGTAGAAGCTCAAACAATTTCGAACCTGTTCATGGCTATCGACCAGGGACTCGAGATTATCCCGGTTATTAACAAAATTGACCTTCCGGCTGCTGCAACAACAACCGAGAAAGTAAAGCAGCAGGTAATGGACCTTATTGGGTGTAAGGAAGAAGACATGATTCTGGCATCGGCCAAGGCCGGAATCGGTATTGATGAAATCCTTGAAGCCGTAATTCAGAAGATTCCACCGCCATCGGGCGACCCTAACAAGCCGCTGCGCGCTCTGATCTACGATTCCATCTTTGATGCCTACCGCGGCGTTGTTGTTAATGTTCGGGTGTTCGATGGCGTAATGCGCGAGAAAGACACAATCCGCTTCATGAACACGCGACTGGAATACGAGCTGGATGAAGTAGGCGTGATGTTCATGCAGCGAGAACGCACAAAGGTACTTGAAGCCGGTAACGTAGGTTACTTTACGGCGGCGATCCGACGTTTGCAGGATACCAAGGTTGGCGATACCGTTACCCACGCAGCCAATCCGTGCAGTTCAGCTATCGAAGGATTCCGTGAAGTTAAACCAATGGTGTTCAGCGGTATTTATCCGGCGGACAGCGACGATTTTGAAGATCTTCGCGAAGCACTGGGCAAGCTCACGCTCAACGATGCTGCAATTACATTTGAACCCGAAACATCAAACGCTCTGGGCTTTGGCTTCAGGTGCGGCTTCCTTGGATTACTTCACATGGAAATCGTGCAGGAACGTTTGGAGCGGGAGTTTAACCAAACAATCGTTACTACCGTTCCCAACGTACGCTACCGTGTAGTAACTACCAAGGGCGATGAACTGTGGGTGGATAACCCGTCACAACTTCCCAATCCTACCATCATTGCCGACATCCAGGAGCCGTTTATCAAGGCCCAAATCATTACCCCGGGTGAGTATATCGGTGCAATCATGAAGCTGTGTATCGAGCGCCGTGGGACCATGCTGGGTCAGTCATACCTTAGTGCCGACAGAGTGGACCTAACCTTTGAGCTGCCGCTGGCAGAAGTTGTTTTTGATTTTTACGATAAGCTCAAGAGTAATACAAGGGGCTATGCTTCACTTGATTACGAATACAGCGATTATAAGTCGGGTGAGCTTGTTCGCATGGATATCCTTCTTAATGGCGAGCCCGTTGATGCGCTGTCGAGTATCGTTCACCGACAAAAGGCGTACGACTGGGGAAAGAAGCTCTGCTCCAAGCTGAAAGAGCTGATTCCACGACAGATGTTCGAAGTTGCCATCCAGGCTGCTATCGGAAGCAAGATTATTGCGCGAGAAACAATCAGTGCGATGAAGAAGAATGTTATCGCTAAATGCTATGGCGGTGATATTTCCCGTAAACGCAAACTTCTTGAAAAGCAAAAAGAAGGTAAGAAACGTATGAAACAGGTAGGCAAAATTGAAGTGCCGCAGGAAGCCTTTCTTGCTGTTTTGTCTATTGATTAG